TAAGACAGAGTAAGAAAAAACAAGATAGGCTCCTATCCAAGCGAGCCTATCTCTGTTTTTAAAAGGAGGTCGTATACATGCTTTCTAACCGTCTGAAGCCTGGAGACACAATTGGAATGATTGCTCCAGCAGGCCCGGTTGATAAACAAAAGCTGGAAAAATCATTTGCTTTTTTTGAAAAGATGGGACTGAAGATAAAACTGGGCGCACATATTTATGAGCAATACGGTTATTTAGCAGGAAAAGATACGAATCGTCTGGCAGATTTTCATCAAATGGTTGCTGACAGGAACGTCAAAGCGATTATTTTTGCAAAAGGCGGCTATGGAACAGGACGCTTCGTGGATAAAATAGATATGGAATTAATCAAAAAGAATCCGAAAATTATTTGGGGATACAGCGATATTACATGTTTACATACAGCTATTCGTCAGGAAACCGGTTTGGTTACATTCCATGGTCCAATGCCGGTATCAGATATTATTAAAAATGATTTTGATCCAGTATCTGCTCAATTGTTTAAGCAATTATTTGAGCCGACAAATTTAATTTATTCCGAAAGTATTTCTCCGCTTACGGTGTATAGAGAAGGAGAAGCGTCCGGAAAAATAGTGGGCGGAAATCTGTCACTCCTTGTACAGACACTTGGAACACCTTATGAAATTGGTACCAAGGATAAATTGCTGTTCATAGAAGATATTGGCGAGGAGCCGTATCGAGTCGACGGGATGATGAATCAGCTGCGTTTAGCCGGAAAACTGAAAGATGCTGCCGGAATCATCATTGGTGATTTTGCAGAAGCGGAACCGGAACGCCAGCCTTCCTTGCGTTTAGAAGATATTTGGAAGCATTATGTCAGAAATTATAAAAAGCCGGTCATTGCAGGATTTCGAATTGGACATTGCTTCCCGCATTTTTCGATTCCTTTAGGCGTGAAAGCAACGTTATCCAGCAGGACGAAAACACTTCAGCTGTCACCGGGAGTCCGATGATTTGCTGCTATCAGAAAGGGAGATTCGTATGAAAGTAGTTGACGTCACACTTTATCATAGTTCCATCCCTTTACACACCCCTTTTAAAACAGCGTTGCGGACGGTGACTGTCGCTGAAAGTGTGATGGTAAAAATAACTTGTGATAATGGTATCAGCGGCTGGGGAGAGGCGCCGCCGACACATGTGATTACAGGAGACAGTCTGGCAAGTATTCGTTATGCAGTGGATACCATCCTCCGCCCTGTTTTAATAGGTGCAGATTTATTTGCCTATGCCAGTATCTTTGAGCAAATAGAGAAAGTGATAGTGCGTAATACGAGTGCTAAAGCTGCCGTGGATATGGCGATATACGATTGTCTGGCACAAGCAGCAAAGCAGCCTTTATATCGATTTTTGGGCGGTTACCGCTCCCGTATAGAAAATGATTATACAGTCAGTGTGAATGATATCGCCCAAATGCAGAAGGATGCTAAGGTATATCAAGCAAACGGATTCCGGATTTTAAAAGTAAAAGTGGGTAAAGACACAGCTGAAAAAGACATAGAACGGGTTGCGGCTGTCAGAAAAGCAGCTGGGGAAGATGTTCTGATCCGGCTGGATGCCAACCAGGGCTGGACAGCGAAAGCAGCTGTGCATGCAATTACACAAATGGAAGAGATGGGACTACAGATTGAATTGGTCGAACAGCCTGTTGCGGCACATGATATCAAAGGTCTCAAGTACATTACGGACCATACAGCGACCCCGATTATGGCCGATGAAGCGGTATTTTCGCCGCAAGATGCCCGACGTGTGTTGGAGACAGGTGCAGCAGATATGATAAATATTAAATTAATGAAGGCCGGTGGAATCTATCAAGCGGTAAAAATCGCCAATCTTGCACAAAACTTTGGGGTTTCTTGCATGGTAGGAAGCATGATAGAGACAAAACTGGGCATTACAGCGGCAGCCCATTTCGCAGCCAGCCATCCTGCCGTGACACGTTTTGATTTTGATGCGCCGCTAATGCTGTCCGACGACATATTAGAAGGCGGCATTCATTATGAAGGAAACGGGAACCAAATCACCTTCCCGAATCAACCCGGCCTCGGAATCACATCGGTCAACGAATCCTATTTGCACGTCATTGATAAGGAAAGGAGCGGATAAGATGCAGGAAATGTTTGAGAAACTGCCAGAAAAATTTCATGTAACGAACGTGCAGGTGGCAACCATTTG
The nucleotide sequence above comes from Oceanobacillus timonensis. Encoded proteins:
- a CDS encoding S66 peptidase family protein, with translation MLSNRLKPGDTIGMIAPAGPVDKQKLEKSFAFFEKMGLKIKLGAHIYEQYGYLAGKDTNRLADFHQMVADRNVKAIIFAKGGYGTGRFVDKIDMELIKKNPKIIWGYSDITCLHTAIRQETGLVTFHGPMPVSDIIKNDFDPVSAQLFKQLFEPTNLIYSESISPLTVYREGEASGKIVGGNLSLLVQTLGTPYEIGTKDKLLFIEDIGEEPYRVDGMMNQLRLAGKLKDAAGIIIGDFAEAEPERQPSLRLEDIWKHYVRNYKKPVIAGFRIGHCFPHFSIPLGVKATLSSRTKTLQLSPGVR
- a CDS encoding dipeptide epimerase; its protein translation is MKVVDVTLYHSSIPLHTPFKTALRTVTVAESVMVKITCDNGISGWGEAPPTHVITGDSLASIRYAVDTILRPVLIGADLFAYASIFEQIEKVIVRNTSAKAAVDMAIYDCLAQAAKQPLYRFLGGYRSRIENDYTVSVNDIAQMQKDAKVYQANGFRILKVKVGKDTAEKDIERVAAVRKAAGEDVLIRLDANQGWTAKAAVHAITQMEEMGLQIELVEQPVAAHDIKGLKYITDHTATPIMADEAVFSPQDARRVLETGAADMINIKLMKAGGIYQAVKIANLAQNFGVSCMVGSMIETKLGITAAAHFAASHPAVTRFDFDAPLMLSDDILEGGIHYEGNGNQITFPNQPGLGITSVNESYLHVIDKERSG